The DNA window GGACCGCCTCCAACACCGTGTTCGAGGGCGGCATGGGCATCGACGCCACCGTGCCCTTCGGCTACGAGAGCGACTTCCTGCGCCCCGTGTACGCGGTGGAGAAGGTCGACCTCAAGAACTTCTTCAGCGACAAGGACATCGCCAACGCCAAGTCCCGGATGCACGGCTGGGTGCACTCCCTGGCGCGCACCGGCCGGTAATTCGCACCGACCTGAAAGGGCGGCCTTCACGGCCGCCCTTTTTTTCATCCGGAACGAACCGCACGACATGACCGACCCCGCGCGACTGGACCGGATGTGCGGCCTGCTGACGGAGCGCTACGGCACCGCCGGAGACGAGGCGGCTGTGCGCCTGCGCCGTTGGATCGGCGGCGAGATTCCATATGCAGAGCCGGAGGTCATCGAGCGGCATCTGGACGAGCCTCACGCGGCCCTGTTGTTCGACTCCTTCCGGCAAGTACTGCCGTTCGGCACCGGCGGCCGCCGAGGACCCATGGGCTACGGCACCAACCGGATGAACCCGTCGACTGTGGCCATGACCGCCCAAGGGCACGCGAACTATCTGAGGGCCAACGCTCGCGGCGCGGAGCTCAGCGTGGTGGTGGCCAACGATGTGCGCGTGTTCGCCGACAACGCCGGGGTGTACGCGTTCCTGGGACAGACTCACCCATTGCTGGAGGTATCCTCGCGTTCGCTCGCCCGCCTGGCGTGCGAGATATACGCTGCCAACGGCATCGTCGCTTACCTGGAGGAGCCGGCCGACGACCACGCCGTCACCAGCACGCCGGAGCTTTCGTTTTTCATCGTGCAGCTTGGCGCCAGCGGCGGCGTGAACGTCTCGGCGTCACACAACCCGCCGGACGACAACGGCATCAAGGTGTACGACGCCTACGGCAGCCAACCCGTCGCGCCCGAGGACCAGCGGCTGGTGGACACCATGGAGGCGGCCACGGAGGTACGCACCGTTCCCTTCGGCGAGGGCCTTCGGTCTGGGATGATCCGTCCGCTGCCGCCGGATCTCCGCACCGCCTACGTCGACACCTACGTAGACTTGTACGGGGACCTCTACCCTCCCCGGGCGGACGCGCCGGTGGTCTACACGCCCCTGTGCGGCTGCGGCGTCCACACGGTGAAGCCGGTGCTGGAGCGGCTGGGCTTCCCGGTGCTCATGCCGCCCGACCAGGGCCCGGACGGGAGCTTCGCCGCCATCCCCTTCAAGGCGCCCAACCCGGAGGTGCCCCACGCCACCGTCCCGGCGCGGGCGTTCGCCGACCGCCACGGCGCCGGCATCGTCCTGTCCAGCGATCCCGACGCCGACCGCATCGGCATGGAAGCGCGCCTGGAGGACGGCTCCTGGTACCACTTCGACGGCAACCAGATCGCCGCCATTCTGTGCCATCATCTCATGCTCGACTCCCAGGGGCCGCGCCGCCGGGGGCTCGTGATGGAAACCCTGGTGACCACCAAACTGCTCGGAAGGGTCGTGGCCGAGGCCGGGGATTCGTGGCTCATCGACGACCTGCTGGTGGGTTTCAAGTACGTCGCCGACGTGCTCAAGACCCTGGAGCGCACGGGCCGCTACAAGGACATCGCCTGCTCGCCGCGGGACCTCGTCCTCGCCGCCGAGGAGAGCCACGGCGTGGTCATGGCCCCGGGCATCCGCGACAAGGACGCCACCCCGGCGTGCATGGTGCTGGCGGGCCTCTACCAGCGCCTGCTGGACGAAGGCCGCACCATGCTGGACTACTACGTAGCCATGCTGCGGGAGCTGGGCGGCTACGACAACGTCAACCGCAGCATCGTCCTGGCCGGCGCTGAAGGGACGCGCAAGAAGGACCGCATCATGGCGGCGCTGCGGGAGTCGCCGCCCCGGGAGCTTGGCGGGCACCCGGTCCAACGCTTCGTCGACTACTGGGACCCGGAGCGCTTCGGCCCCATCGCCAGCGACACCGACCGGCTCCCGCGGAACGTTCTCCAGGCTCACACCGACCGTTTCGTGATCACCGTGCGCCCGTCCGGCACCGAGCCCAAGCTCAAGCTCTATTGCCAGTTGCTGCCGGACGGAGGAACACCGGACGGCGGCGGCACCGACCTGCTGCGCCGGGTAAGGACGAGGGCCGATGCGGTCGTCCGCGCCGTCTACAACGAAATGCTCTCGCGCATCGACGTCTCGCTCGACGAAGCGGCGCTGCTGCTGCCCGACATCATCGACCTGGAAGGCAGGCAACGCTTCGGCCGGGAGACCGTGCCGCGCCTGCGCGACGCAATGAAGAGCGGCCGGTTCACCGGCCTTGACAAGCTGCTGGATTGGCTGCGGCGCGAGGCGGCCGCCATGACCCCGGCGGCGGACCCCCTGCCCGC is part of the Deltaproteobacteria bacterium genome and encodes:
- a CDS encoding UbiD family decarboxylase, whose amino-acid sequence is TASNTVFEGGMGIDATVPFGYESDFLRPVYAVEKVDLKNFFSDKDIANAKSRMHGWVHSLARTGR
- a CDS encoding phospho-sugar mutase; its protein translation is MTDPARLDRMCGLLTERYGTAGDEAAVRLRRWIGGEIPYAEPEVIERHLDEPHAALLFDSFRQVLPFGTGGRRGPMGYGTNRMNPSTVAMTAQGHANYLRANARGAELSVVVANDVRVFADNAGVYAFLGQTHPLLEVSSRSLARLACEIYAANGIVAYLEEPADDHAVTSTPELSFFIVQLGASGGVNVSASHNPPDDNGIKVYDAYGSQPVAPEDQRLVDTMEAATEVRTVPFGEGLRSGMIRPLPPDLRTAYVDTYVDLYGDLYPPRADAPVVYTPLCGCGVHTVKPVLERLGFPVLMPPDQGPDGSFAAIPFKAPNPEVPHATVPARAFADRHGAGIVLSSDPDADRIGMEARLEDGSWYHFDGNQIAAILCHHLMLDSQGPRRRGLVMETLVTTKLLGRVVAEAGDSWLIDDLLVGFKYVADVLKTLERTGRYKDIACSPRDLVLAAEESHGVVMAPGIRDKDATPACMVLAGLYQRLLDEGRTMLDYYVAMLRELGGYDNVNRSIVLAGAEGTRKKDRIMAALRESPPRELGGHPVQRFVDYWDPERFGPIASDTDRLPRNVLQAHTDRFVITVRPSGTEPKLKLYCQLLPDGGTPDGGGTDLLRRVRTRADAVVRAVYNEMLSRIDVSLDEAALLLPDIIDLEGRQRFGRETVPRLRDAMKSGRFTGLDKLLDWLRREAAAMTPAADPLPALRPALAWLCRRWRREDDMTLVEELENWAERDL